The DNA sequence AAAGCAGTCCTCAACTCCAATGATGAAGGAGAACTCGAGCAGATCATCTTGGCTCAGGCAGAAGATTGGCTGGCAGATATCACCCCCGAAGAGCGCCAAATGCTCGATGCCACTCCCGAGAAGCTCACTCAATCCATCCGCACCTTGAGTAGCCCTTGGATGCGATTTTTCCTCAGCTATGATCCCGCCAAGGATCTTCAGTCCATCAAATGCCCGGTCCTCGCCATCAATGGCAGCAAGGACATTCAAGTTGCTCCCAAGCAGAACCTTACCGCCATCCAGCAGAATCTCGAAGCAGGCAAGTGCAAGGACATCACCGTTCAGGAACTCGAAGGTCTGAACCACCTCTTCCAAACCGCCGATACAGGCCTGCCGATTGAATACAACCAGATCGAGGAGACCTTTGCGCCGTCCGCAATCGAAGTCATGATCGAGTGGCTGAAGCCCCGCTTCCCAGATTACCAATAATCATATCGACCTCAATCACGCAAAAAGCCGCACGAAATCGAGCGGCTTTTTGCATGTTTTATCCGGAATTTCTGAATATTTCGGCATGAGTACTGGGAGAATCGGCACGATTGTTCTATTTTTAACCCAAGACATTTGGCTCAACCTGCATACCGCTCTCATACATTGACCCTATTTTCTGAACTCTATGGAGCTTGAACTGATAGACTGGCTATTCATCGCCGGTTTTTTTGTCCTGTCATTGGTCATTGGGTTGGCCGTTTCCCGCAAATCCGGCGCCTCTTCCACCGAATATTTCCTCTCTGGTCGAAACATGCCTTGGTGGCTCTTGGGCATCTCAATGGTCGCCACCACCTTTTCCGCCGATACCCCCAACTTGGTAGCCAACATCGTGAGATCCACCGGGGTCTTCGGCAACTGGGTATGGTGGGCATCTCTCCTCACAGGTATGCTGACGGTTTTTGTCTATGCCAAACTGTGGCGTAGATCAGGCGTTGTCACTGATGTCGAATTCTACGAAATGCGTTACTCAGGCCGTCCAGCGGCTTTTTTGCGCGGGTTTCGGGCGCTATATCTAGGCGTATTCTTCAATGTCATGATCATGGCCAATGTCTCACTCGCCGCCATCAAGATCGGGAGCGTGATGTTGGGATTGGCCCCTTGGGAAACGCTATTGATTGCCTCCACGGTAACCGTGATTTATTCTTCATTGGGGGGGCTTCGCGGAGTCATGATTACGGACTTTGTCCAATTCTTCATCGCCATTGTCGGCTCATTCGCAGCTGCCTACTATCTGCTGGACCTTCCCCAAGTCGGCGGGCTGGACGGCTTACTTTCTCACCCATCCTTGGAAGGAAAACTTTCCGTTTTACCTGATTTTGCCCAAACAGAATGGACGGATCTCTTGCCGATGTTTGTCGTGCCATTGCTCGTACAATGGTGGGCAGCTTGGTATCCGGGCGCAGAACCCGGTGGGGGTGGATATGTTGTCCAGCGCGTCCTCTCAGCCAAAAACGAGAAGCACGCGATGGGGGCTACATTGCTGTTCAACGCTGCCCACTACGCCCTGAGACCTTGGCCTTGGATTTTGGTGGGGCTTGCCTCCATGATCGTTTTCCCCAATCTAGACTCCATCCAAGCGGCTTTCCCGAATGTGGAAGCTCATCTGATTGGAGATGACCTCGCCTATCCTGCCATGCTGACCTACCTGCCTTCCGGACTGCTTGGCCTAGTCGTGGCATCCTTGATTGCGGCATTTATGTCGACCATTTCCACTCAGCTCAACTGGGGTTCATCATACATTGTCAACGATTTCTACAAGCGATTTATCAAGCCAGAAGCTTCCGAAAAGGAATTGGTAATGGTGGGTAGGCTTACGACAGTTGGCTTGATGGTGCTTTCTGCACTGATGGCCTTGGCGCTAGAAGATGCCTTGGGAGCCTTCCAAATCCTCATGCAGATTGGTGCCGGAACAGGCCTGATCTACCTGCTGCGCTGGTTCTGGTGGCGCATCAATGCCATGACCGAAATCGTCGGGATGGTCGCTTCATTTGTCATGGCCCTGCTTCTGGAGATTGTACTTCCACAATGGTTCGGTGTGAAGTTCGAAGCGCATGTCAGCATGCTGATCGGCGTAGGGGTAACTACCGCGTGCTGGTTGGCGGCAACCTTCATGACTGAGCCGACAGATGAAGTCACCTTGCGCAACTTTGTCCGCATCATTCAACCGGGCGGAAATGGCTGGAACCCCATCGACCAAGCTGCTGAAGCCGATGGAGAGATCCTGAGACCAGATCGCAAGCAAGGACAATTGAACCTCGAAATTCTCTGCATGGTGATTGGCACTCTGACCATCTATTCAGCCTTGTTTGCCGCAGGATTCTGGATTTATGGAGACTACACCTTCGGAGGAATTCTGACGGTAGTAGCTGCCATTGGTACCTTTGTACTTTTCAAAGTCTGGGGGAGACTTCAGGCGCGCGATGAAAACGAAGTGAAGGAAACCGCATAAACATCGACTCACAACAGTCTTCAATTAAAAACGGGAATGGACCTCTGATCCATTCCCGTTTTTCTATGCCATACCATCTCAAGGCTACGGTCGATCATCTTGCCAGATTTCCTGAGTCTGGGCCAAATCCACGAGAAAGTTCGCAATCTCCAAAGCAGAAGCTTCCAAATAGGCCTTTCCTTTTTCCGCAGTCGCAGCAGCAGGATTCCCTACGCCAGTATCGGCGGTCACTTTGCTCCACGCTCGTTGAGCGATAGCCCACCCTTCTCGAAATGCCTTGATCGAATAGGACTTCGCGTATCCATCCCCAGCCTCCGAAAGCGGAAGCACTAATTCCGGCCGGATATGCATCATCGTACTGGTTTCCATTTCCCCAGCATGATCCCCCGGTTCATCAAAGTACGCATGCCAATCCTGTGCCTGAAACCAATTGATGGCACATACAAAGAGCTCAGGAAAATGGTAAGATAACTCCCGGATGATATTCTTGAAATGATTGCCCCCGTGCCCATTCATCATGACAAGCTTTTTGATGCCTGCCCGCTGGACCACATCGGCAAGATCCTTGGCGATGGCCAATTGCGTGGATGGATTCACATTGAGGCATAGGTCGATGTCGAGCTGCCCGGTATTGATTCCGAAAGGAACATTGGGGAGGACAATCACCTTGGCGCCATGTGCCCATGCTTTTGCAGCGGCGAGATCGATGACATGTTCATTCTGGTAATTGTCGGTTCCATAGGGGAGGTGATAATTGTGGGCTTCGGTTGCCCCCCAAGGAAGCACAGCGACCTCATATTGAGTCTCGCGAACAGCTTGCCAATTGGTTTCGGAGAGGAGATAGGGTTTCATGCGAGTGAATGGTTTGAGCACAAGGTCACAAAAAAAGCGGATTTGCCATTGGACAAATCCGCACACCAAAGATTAATTATGCTCGTAGTGC is a window from the Pontibacter sp. G13 genome containing:
- a CDS encoding sodium:solute symporter family protein; the encoded protein is MELELIDWLFIAGFFVLSLVIGLAVSRKSGASSTEYFLSGRNMPWWLLGISMVATTFSADTPNLVANIVRSTGVFGNWVWWASLLTGMLTVFVYAKLWRRSGVVTDVEFYEMRYSGRPAAFLRGFRALYLGVFFNVMIMANVSLAAIKIGSVMLGLAPWETLLIASTVTVIYSSLGGLRGVMITDFVQFFIAIVGSFAAAYYLLDLPQVGGLDGLLSHPSLEGKLSVLPDFAQTEWTDLLPMFVVPLLVQWWAAWYPGAEPGGGGYVVQRVLSAKNEKHAMGATLLFNAAHYALRPWPWILVGLASMIVFPNLDSIQAAFPNVEAHLIGDDLAYPAMLTYLPSGLLGLVVASLIAAFMSTISTQLNWGSSYIVNDFYKRFIKPEASEKELVMVGRLTTVGLMVLSALMALALEDALGAFQILMQIGAGTGLIYLLRWFWWRINAMTEIVGMVASFVMALLLEIVLPQWFGVKFEAHVSMLIGVGVTTACWLAATFMTEPTDEVTLRNFVRIIQPGGNGWNPIDQAAEADGEILRPDRKQGQLNLEILCMVIGTLTIYSALFAAGFWIYGDYTFGGILTVVAAIGTFVLFKVWGRLQARDENEVKETA
- a CDS encoding creatininase family protein, whose translation is MKPYLLSETNWQAVRETQYEVAVLPWGATEAHNYHLPYGTDNYQNEHVIDLAAAKAWAHGAKVIVLPNVPFGINTGQLDIDLCLNVNPSTQLAIAKDLADVVQRAGIKKLVMMNGHGGNHFKNIIRELSYHFPELFVCAINWFQAQDWHAYFDEPGDHAGEMETSTMMHIRPELVLPLSEAGDGYAKSYSIKAFREGWAIAQRAWSKVTADTGVGNPAAATAEKGKAYLEASALEIANFLVDLAQTQEIWQDDRP